The proteins below come from a single Eremothecium sinecaudum strain ATCC 58844 chromosome II, complete sequence genomic window:
- the NUP82 gene encoding linker nucleoporin NUP82 (Syntenic homolog of Ashbya gossypii AEL168C; Syntenic homolog of Saccharomyces cerevisiae YJL061W (NUP82)), translating to MTDAVHPIFEFNAIKSSNKIHVHTFNNSTQVVCFYDNYLRTARIADSKYKSLRLDVKNTDESILNTSGTLIAFYKSKTIDVFTLDGRKTTLDIDDGIRQVLWHPLGYLDSTLVILTEKDTVELYELTDPEYWKPTLVLNHNLSQLGLSSHVSDIRSIAFSPDGLTLYLMSAEESVDLYAFYPLLPRRLYSKASLWASQLHQATALYEFIDKDTPDETKLAIIEFFEFVSKVNQMAERGPEMVEITIPEHRRKVALQGPYMMVGFPEELYNYSASQLTVVPINEDGAHVLITSFDEGTNLIFFPETTPIMSWTRPLHEVYSLILIEKHKALGAVYPIEDGVGIFHPQQGVKLLHLPYLRAIGECISDGNLTAIQDIALESKVTAVPGSYTKPVIWKSPKSPGILLVGDNSVKVEHTGSESALPEEESALKGKYTVCFPSTLHEINEANKQLQRTLRRPLPLVPHDLKNLPLNSSQNELQLAFLTKITKEVVNRIISAQSLAYQLHSRVSIQQYELGRQIDATVKLLDRKDALADGNSTLQSRLESVANKDKSIKRRLDALHETLDKINSSEKFTHIPFSKAELAWFRELRNQVLTFNEYVIQQSKARDEFQFLKTELESLQLKHTKREPFDFSALQNLLHVDSKIITDCNDTLLAAAKDLEQKLYI from the coding sequence ATGACCGATGCCGTTCATCCTATCTTTGAGTTTAATGCTATAAAATCATCTAATAAGATACATGTTCATACGTTTAACAATTCAACACAGGTTGTATGCTTCTATGATAACTATTTAAGGACGGCTAGAATCGCCGATTCAAAATATAAAAGCCTGCGTTTGGACGTGAAGAATACCGATGAGAGTATATTGAATACTTCAGGTACATTAATTGCCTTCTATAAATCGAAAACAATTGATGTTTTCACGCTGGATGGAAGGAAAACTACCTTGGATATTGATGATGGGATTAGGCAGGTTCTTTGGCATCCACTTGGGTATTTGGACTCAACTTTGGTCATTTTAACTGAAAAGGATACTGTGGAGCTATATGAACTTACTGATCCTGAATACTGGAAACCCACACTTGTTTTAAATCACAATCTATCACAGTTAGGATTATCTTCGCATGTGTCTGATATTCGCAGCATAGCATTTTCCCCCGATGGATTGACGCTATACCTCATGTCTGCGGAAGAATCGGTAGATTTATACGCCTTCTACCCATTGCTCCCAAGAAGATTATACAGTAAGGCTTCGTTATGGGCTTCACAACTGCACCAGGCAACTGCACTTTACGAATTCATCGATAAGGATACACCCGACGAAACAAAGCTCGCTATCATTGAATTCTTTGAATTTGTATCGAAGGTCAACCAAATGGCCGAGCGTGGGCCAGAGATGGTTGAAATCACAATTCCAGAGCACCGGAGAAAGGTGGCCCTGCAAGGTCCATACATGATGGTTGGTTTCCCCGAAGAACTATATAACTACAGTGCAAGCCAGTTGACGGTTGTTCCAATCAATGAAGATGGTGCCCATGTCCTAATTACAAGCTTTGATGAGGGCACCAACCTCATCTTTTTCCCAGAAACCACACCAATCATGTCGTGGACAAGACCACTACATGAAGTATATTCGCTGATTCTGATTGAAAAGCACAAGGCTCTGGGAGCCGTTTATCCGATTGAAGACGGAGTCGGCATTTTCCATCCTCAACAAGGCGTTAAGCTGTTGCACCTACCGTACCTACGGGCCATTGGAGAGTGCATCAGCGATGGCAATTTGACGGCCATCCAGGACATTGCATTAGAATCAAAAGTGACAGCCGTGCCAGGGTCCTATACTAAACCGGTAATCTGGAAGTCGCCAAAGTCACCAGGCATTCTCCTCGTGGGCGACAACTCCGTCAAAGTTGAGCACACCGGTTCCGAGAGTGCTCTTCCAGAAGAAGAGTCCGCTCTAAAGGGCAAATACACGGTCTGCTTCCCCTCCACGCTGCACGAAATCAACGAGGCCAACAAGCAGCTCCAGCGAACCCTCCGGCGTCCCTTGCCGCTGGTCCCCCACGACCTTAAGAACCTACCGCTGAACTCCAGCCAGAATGAGCTCCAGCTGGCGTTCCTCACGAAAATTACCAAGGAAGTCGTAAACAGGATCATCTCGGCGCAGTCCCTCGCCTACCAGCTCCATAGCCGCGTCTCAATCCAGCAGTACGAACTCGGCCGCCAGATTGACGCTACTGTAAAGCTTCTGGACAGAAAAGACGCCCTGGCCGACGGCAATTCCACGCTGCAGTCAAGACTGGAGTCCGTAGCAAATAAAGACAAGTCCATCAAGCGCAGACTCGACGCCCTCCACGAGACGCTGGACAAGATCAACTCAAGCGAAAAATTTACCCACATTCCCTTCAGCAAAGCAGAGCTCGCGTGGTTCCGGGAACTCAGAAACCAGGTCCTGACTTTCAACGAATACGTCATCCAGCAGAGCAAAGCCAGGGATGAGTTCCAGTTCCTCAAGACAGAACTGGAGTCACTGCAGTTAAAGCACACAAAGCGCGAGCCCTTCGACTTCTCTGCCCTACAGAACCTCCTACACGTAGACTCAAAGATAATAACCGACTGCAACGATACACTACTGGCAGCCGCAAAGGACTTAGAACAAAAGCTATATATCTAG